One genomic region from Prunus persica cultivar Lovell chromosome G3, Prunus_persica_NCBIv2, whole genome shotgun sequence encodes:
- the LOC18766093 gene encoding UPF0481 protein At3g47200 isoform X2 codes for MTTENNSTSDHSAIESENDQEEEPVPIENDDTNENRDEDELLSSSIQEKVNQASDPFSVHRCIYRIPAVLRKHNEKAFVPIVVSIGPLHHGNENLQAMEEVKLWYLHCLLERKPTPETDMESLLKAIRPIQACQECYEEKIHISDDEFLEMMVIDGCFIIEFFRRFANEVTVDNEDGLFSTSWMPLAVINDLLLLENQLPWRVLDCLFELTCESGTSSLLGLINSTFKAYTWGLSPKPSGTVKNRHLLDFIRNSFLGSYPESESDESARDSDTILSATELRKVGVKFKRGNEDDTMLNITFENGVMKIPPIIVFDENRESLFGNLIVYEQCQPRLGYIKSPLMWCSWITLSNQPKM; via the exons ATGACAACAGAGAACAATAGTACAAGTGACCACTCCGCGATTGAATCTGAGAATGATCAGGAGGAAGAACCTGTGCCGATAGAAAATGATGATACTAATGAAAATAGAGATGAAGATGAATtgttatcatcctcgattcaAGAAAAGGTTAACCAGGCCTCGGATCCATTTTCAGTTCATCGTTGCATTTATAGGATCCCTGCTGTACTACGTAAGCATAATGAAAAAGCTTTCGTTCCAATTGTAGTTTCAATTGGGCCCCTTCACCATGGGAACGAAAACCTTCAAGCCATGGAAGAAGTTAAGCTATGGTACTTGCATTGCCTCCTTGAACGAAAACCGACTCCCGAAACGGATATGGAGTCTCTTCTCAAAGCCATTAGACCTATACAAGCTTGTCAAGAGtgttatgaagaaaaaattcatatCAGCGATGACGAATTTCTTGAAATGATGGTGATTGATGGTTGCTTTATTATCGAATTCTTCCGCAGGTTTGCCAACGAGGTGACCGTAGACAACGAAGATGGTCTCTTTTCTACATCATGGATGCCTTTAGCAGTCATAAATGATCTGCTTCTACTTGAAAACCAACTTCCTTGGAGAGTTCTTGATTGTTTATTTGAGCTCACATGCGAATCGGGAACGTCTTCCCTACTAGGGCTTATTAACAGTACTTTTAAGGCCTACACTTGGGGGCTATCTCCAAAGCCTAGTGGAACAGTAAAAAACAGGCATTTACTTGACTTCATACGAAACTCTTTCCTTGGATCGTACCCGGAAAGCGAGTCAGATGAAAGCGCGAGAGATTCAGACACAATTCTCTCTGCAACAGAGCTTCGCAAAGTTGGGGTGAAATTCAAACGTGGAAATGAAGATGATACCATGCTCAACATAACTTTCGAAAACGGAGTAATGAAA ATTCCACCAATAATAGTGTTTGATGAGAATAGGGAATCTCTCTTTGGAAACCTCATTGTTTATGAACAATGTCAGCCACGCCTTGGATATATCAAATCACCTCTTATGTGGTGCTCTTGGATAACCTTATCAAATCAACCAAAGATGTAG
- the LOC18766093 gene encoding UPF0481 protein At3g47200 isoform X1 — MTTENNSTSDHSAIESENDQEEEPVPIENDDTNENRDEDELLSSSIQEKVNQASDPFSVHRCIYRIPAVLRKHNEKAFVPIVVSIGPLHHGNENLQAMEEVKLWYLHCLLERKPTPETDMESLLKAIRPIQACQECYEEKIHISDDEFLEMMVIDGCFIIEFFRRFANEVTVDNEDGLFSTSWMPLAVINDLLLLENQLPWRVLDCLFELTCESGTSSLLGLINSTFKAYTWGLSPKPSGTVKNRHLLDFIRNSFLGSYPESESDESARDSDTILSATELRKVGVKFKRGNEDDTMLNITFENGVMKIPPIIVFDENRESLFGNLIVYEQCQPRLGYQITSYVVLLDNLIKSRKDVEFLVEKGIIAKIWSRKEMLGFFKRLYNDTRLYKYFSYDELQTEVNAYCVGGWRKWKQILRRDYLKNPCSSSS; from the coding sequence ATGACAACAGAGAACAATAGTACAAGTGACCACTCCGCGATTGAATCTGAGAATGATCAGGAGGAAGAACCTGTGCCGATAGAAAATGATGATACTAATGAAAATAGAGATGAAGATGAATtgttatcatcctcgattcaAGAAAAGGTTAACCAGGCCTCGGATCCATTTTCAGTTCATCGTTGCATTTATAGGATCCCTGCTGTACTACGTAAGCATAATGAAAAAGCTTTCGTTCCAATTGTAGTTTCAATTGGGCCCCTTCACCATGGGAACGAAAACCTTCAAGCCATGGAAGAAGTTAAGCTATGGTACTTGCATTGCCTCCTTGAACGAAAACCGACTCCCGAAACGGATATGGAGTCTCTTCTCAAAGCCATTAGACCTATACAAGCTTGTCAAGAGtgttatgaagaaaaaattcatatCAGCGATGACGAATTTCTTGAAATGATGGTGATTGATGGTTGCTTTATTATCGAATTCTTCCGCAGGTTTGCCAACGAGGTGACCGTAGACAACGAAGATGGTCTCTTTTCTACATCATGGATGCCTTTAGCAGTCATAAATGATCTGCTTCTACTTGAAAACCAACTTCCTTGGAGAGTTCTTGATTGTTTATTTGAGCTCACATGCGAATCGGGAACGTCTTCCCTACTAGGGCTTATTAACAGTACTTTTAAGGCCTACACTTGGGGGCTATCTCCAAAGCCTAGTGGAACAGTAAAAAACAGGCATTTACTTGACTTCATACGAAACTCTTTCCTTGGATCGTACCCGGAAAGCGAGTCAGATGAAAGCGCGAGAGATTCAGACACAATTCTCTCTGCAACAGAGCTTCGCAAAGTTGGGGTGAAATTCAAACGTGGAAATGAAGATGATACCATGCTCAACATAACTTTCGAAAACGGAGTAATGAAAATTCCACCAATAATAGTGTTTGATGAGAATAGGGAATCTCTGTTCGGAAACCTCATTGTTTATGAACAATGTCAGCCGCGCCTTGGATATCAAATCACCTCTTATGTGGTGCTCTTGGATAACCTTATCAAATCAAGAAAAGATGTAGAATTTTTGGTTGAGAAGGGAATCATAGCAAAGATTTGGAGCAGGAAGGAGATGTTGGGTTTCTTCAAGAGGCTTTACAATGACACTAGACtttataaatatttctctTACGATGAACTCCAGACCGAAGTGAATGCATATTGTGTGGGTGGCTGGCGCAAATGGAAACAGATTCTCCGACGTGATTATTTAAAGAATCCTTGCTCAAGCTCGTCTTGA